In Phycisphaerae bacterium RAS2, the DNA window GAATCATGAACGTGCGGCTCCGCTTCATCTTTCTGATGGTGCTAGTCGGCGTGATTTCGTCGAACTGGGAGAAACTCCAGAACTACTACGACCGCTGGCGCCGCCCGGCCATGGCGTCGGAGACGGTGCAGGCTCAAGAGATCGAGTACTACTGCCCAATGCACCCCAACATCATCCGCGCACAAGCGGGGAGTTGCCCCATTTGCGGAATGCCGCTTGCGAAGCGTGCGAAAACCGGGCGTAAGGTTCTGGTCGAGGGCGTGCTAGCGCAGGTTCAGATGAGCCCGCAGAAGGTTCAAATGGGCCGCATTGCCACGTCTCCCGTCCAGTACCAGCTCCTGAGTCGGGAAATCCGCACTGTGGGGATCGTCGACTACGATGAGACTCGTCGCGCGTTCGTCGCCGCGCGGATCAAGGGACGTCTTGACAAACTCTTCGTCAATTACGTTGGGCAAAAGGTAAAGAAGGGCGACCCACTGGCAGCAATCTATAGCCCCGATCTGCTGGTGGCCCAGGAAGAGCTTCTAACGGCCGTGCGCCAGATGGGGGAGCAGCAGGGCGGTAGTGAGGTCGCGCCGGGCGTGGGGAAAATGCTGGTAGAGGCGGCTCGGAGGAAGCTCACTCTATGGGGTATTACGGAGCATCAGGTCGAGGAGATCCTAAAGCGCGGCAGTGTGGAAACGCATTTGACGATTTTCTCACCCATCGAGGGCATCGTGACCGAGAAAAAAGTCCTCGAAGGCAATTACGTCATGGAGGGTGACAACATCTACACCATCGCCGACTTGAGCGGTGTGTGGATGCAGGCGAAGGTGTTTGAGGACCAAATCAGCGGGGTGGGAATCGGCACGGCGGTCGAAGTCACAAGCGTAGCGAATCCCAACGAAATCTTCGCCGGAAAGATCACATTCATTGCGTATACGGTCGATCCGGCAACGCGGACACTGGCTGCTCGTGTTGAGATCAGTAACCCGGATTTCAAGCTTAAGCCCGGAATGTACGCGAACGCGACCATCCGTCTGCCGGTCGGCCGCGTAGTCGAGGCTACGACATCGGCGCCGGCCATTGCGAACGGTCCTTCGACGGACGGTCTGGCGAATGCGTACACAGCGCTGGTCGCCTCATTCGCGAAGGACAAATCCGATTCGGGCTTGATTTCCAACGTTGGCCAGGAGGCCCAGCGGCTTGCACAGGAAAAGAACAAAGTCGTCCGGTTGGCGGCGTCGGCGATTGCGGAGTTCGCGAAGCAAATGTCGGCGGTGGACCTGAAGGATCAACGCGCGATTCTCAAATCGCTGAGTACGAAAGTGATCGAGCTTCTGCGGGCGTACCCGCCCCGGACGTCGACATTCTTTAAGGTGCATTGTCCGATGGTGGACGCGGACTGGATTCAAACGTCGGAAGAAGTGGCCAACCCGTACTACGGCTCGGAGATGCTCAAGTGCGGCAAGGTCACTGGGCGACTACAGCGCGGAGGCAGCGGACCGAACGAGGAGATGGCGGAAGGATATTTTTGCCCGATCTATCCGGACCGGCTTTTCGACCATCCTCGCGAATGCCCGATCGACAAGTTCCCCATGAAGTTCGTGAGAATCGCGAAAGTCCTGGCCGTGCCTGCGTCGGCCGTTGTCAACACCGGACAGCGCATGGTCGTTTATCGGGAGAGCGATCCCGGAACGTACGACATGATCGAAGTGCGCCTCGGCGCCAAGGCAGGCGAGTTCTATCCCGTGCTCGCAGGGCTAAAGGCTGGGGACCGCTTGGCCACATCCGGTGCCTTTGTTGTGGATGCCGAGAACCGCCTGAATCCGGCGGCCGGCGCGCAGTACTTCGGCGCCAGCGGCGGGGAAAGCAAACCGCATCAGCAAGAACATTGATCCAGAATCCATGAGAGGCGCACCATGATTTCGCAGGTCGTTGAGTACTCGATCCGCAACCGGTTCATCGTGATTCTCCTCACAGGTGCTGTCGCCGTGTGGGGGGCGTACTGTCTGATGAAGACGCCGGTCGATGCAATCCCGGACCTGTCGGAAAACCAGGTCATCGTCTTCGCGGACTGGATGGGGCGATCTCCGCAGGAGATCGACGATCAGATTACCTATCCACTTTCGGTGAACCTTCAGGGCCTGGCGGGCATTAAGTCGGTACGATCCGCAAGCGAATTCAACTTCTCGATGATCAGCATCATCTTCGACGAGAAGACCGACTTCTATTTCGCCCGCACGCGCGTCCTGGAACGATTGAACATCGCCTCGACGTTTCTACCGGCCGGAGTCACGCCCTATCTGGCGCCGGACTCCACAGCGCTCGGACAGATCTTCTGGTATACAGTGGAGGGCGACGGATACAGCCCGGATGAGCTTCGCGCGATACAGGACTGGTACGTTCGCTATCAACTCTACGTGTCGGGCGTCGCGCAAGTATCAAGCGTCGGCGGTTTTGTGCGCGAATATCAGATCGACGTCGATCCGGACAAGCTACGTGCTTACGACCTCGCGCTCGGGTCGGTCTTCAACGCCGTCGCGCGCAGCAACATCGCCGTAGGCGGAAAGGTCTATTTCGAGAATAACGCGGAGTACCTCATTCGAGGAGTGGGCTGGCTGCGCGGCGTGAAGGACCTGGACAACGTCGTCGTGGCCGAACGCAGCGGCGTGCCCATTTACCTGCGCAACCTCGCAGCCGTGCAATTGGGACCCGAGTACCGCCGCAGCATGCTGGAGAAGAACGGCCAAGAGGCCACCGGCGGCGTGGTCATGATGCGCTACGGCGAAAATCCGCTGGAAGTCACCAAGGCGATCAAGAAGCGAATTGAGGAACTTCAGCCGGGCCTGCCGCCGGGCGTGCGGATCGTGCCCTTCTATGATCGCACGCGTCTGATCGGGGACGCCATCCACACGCTGACCTCCGCCTTGCGCGAGGAAATCATCGTGGCCAGTCTCGTCGTCATCCTGATCCTGCGACACGTCCGCGCTGCATTACTGATGTGCGTGACGCTGCCCCTGGCCATGCTGGTCTCCTTCATCCTGATGTATTACCTCGGGATTCCCAGCAACATCATGTCGCTGTCCGGGTTGGCCATCTCGATCGGCGTACTGGTGGACGCCGGGATTGTGATGGTGGAGAACGCCGTGCACGAACTGCACGGCCACTACGGCGACCAGAAGGTCCGCGGCGATACGACCGAAGTCTGCGTACGCGCGTGCCGGCTGCTCGGAAAGCCGATCTTCTTCTCCGTGCTCATCATGTTGATCTCCTTCCTGCCGGTCTTCGCCTTGAGCGGCCAGGAAGGCAAGATGTTCCACCCCCTGGCCTTCACCAAGTCGTTCGCCATGGTGGGTGTTTCCGTCCTCGCCATCACGTTCGTGCCGGCGATGATCCCGATCCTCATTAAGGGCCGAATGAGGAGGGAGGAAGATAACTGGTTTGTCCGCAGCTTCGTCAATATCTACAAACCTGTGCTGCTGTGGCTGCTCAAGATTCCGGCGGCCGGCATCTGGTTTCTCGCGTTCCTGTTCTTGCTCGGCGCCGGCTTCATCGGCAGCCAGATGCTCTTCTTGGGTGTGCTCGCGGTCGCTCTGTTTTTCGGCACGGTCTTTTTCCGCAAAGCCCGGGGCAAAGTGATTGCCTTTTCGCTCCTGTTGCTGACCGCCCACTGGGCGTCTGGTTTTCCGAAGTTGGGTCGCGAGTTCATGCCGCCGTTGAATGAGGGAAGTATTCTGGACATGCCGGTCACCGTGCCGCGGACCTCCATCACGCAGGCTGCGGAGGATGTGCGGCTTCGAGACCGCATTATGGCGGGTTTTCCGGAGGTGGAGCAGGTCGTCGGAAAAGTCGGTCGGGCCGACACACCGACCGATCCATCCGGCATTGATATGGTGGAGACCGTTGTGACGCTCCGCCCCAAAGAGTGGTGGCCGAAGCGAAAGATCCTCTTCGAAGACGCTGTGTCTGAAGCCGAACAGATCGTCATCGCCATGCAGAAAGACGCCCTGATTCAAATGGCGATCACGCCGGAGCAAATCGACGAACTCGTCAATGCTGCCGCCATGGATGCAATGACGGAATTCGATCGGACCATGCGCGAGTTCTCCCACCGCCGCGAGGTCGAGCACGAACCCGTCATGGCCAGGACACTTGTGTCGGCCACGCTTGATGATCTGCTTAACCTGTTCCGGAAAAAAGAGGAGCTTAGGCGCGAGCCCACGCCCGCGGAGCTGGGTACGATTGCAGATCGCCTGACCAAGGATCATGGATTGCACTTGGTCGAGGTACTCCGGCGCGAGGAGATGGGCCGCCTGCTTGCGTCTGCAGTCGATCAATTGGCGGCCGTGGGGGGTGTCGAGAAGAAACCTGAACTGCTTCTTAAAGCGCCGTCACTGTGGTCCGACGTGAGGGACGCCGTGGTCACCGTCCTGGGCGGCGAGAACACGTCCGTCCTCAGCGAGGCGTTCGACGCCTTTGAGGAACGATTGGACCGCGAATGGGTCGCGCGGACGAAAATCATCAACTGGGAGCTTGAAGATCAGTCTCGCGGCGCGATGGTCTGGGCCTTGGCGCAGAACCTGGCACGACACGCCAAAGCGAAGAACCTACTGTCGCGCGAGCCCACGGACTCGGACCACCAGCAAATCCGGCAAGCCCGGGAGAACGAATTCGGCCGGAACGTCTTCCTGTGGCACAAGACCAAGAACGACCTCGTCAAGGAGATGGACAGCGAGCTTCAAGCGCCGGGCTGGGGCAATATCTGGACGCAGCCCATCATCAACCGGGTGGACATGCTGGCCACCGGCGTTCGCACGATGATCGGCGTCAAGGTCTTTGGACCGCGCCAAGAGGACCAGACCGAGGAAGTCGTCGAAAACGGCGTCAAGACCGTGGCGGTCAAGGAGCCGGGAATCCAGACGATCTCCAATCAGGTCGCCGGCGTGCTGCGCAACGTCCGCGGAGCCGTAGACGTGTTCCCGGACCAGATCGTCGGTCGAAGCTACCTCCAGATTGACGTCGACCGCGAGAAGGCCGCCCGCTACGGCGCGAACGTCGGTGATATCCAAGAGGCAATCGAGGTCGCGATGGGCGGAAAGACGATCATGACCACGGTCGAAGGACGCCGGCGGTTTCCCGTGCGCGTCCGCTATGCCCGCGATTACTGGCAGACGCAGGAGGCCTTGCGCCGCATTCTGGTGACCGGCCGCCGCGGCTCCGCCACGGCACAGGCCGACAGTGCCGGCATGGGCGGCGCGGCCATGACGAGCGACGCTGGTGGAACTGAGGGAACGGCCGACAGTGAGGTGTATCAGATTCCAATCACCGAAGTCGCAGATATCAAAGTGGTTGAAGGCCCCAGCGTGATCAAGAGCGAGAATGGGATGCTGCGGTCTTACGTGCAGCTCAACGTCCGCGACCGTGACATCGTCGGCTTCGTCGAGGAGGCCCAGCGAGTCGTAGCACAGCAGGTCAAGCTGCCGCCGGGCTTCTTTATTGAATGGAGCGGACAGTTTGAGCACCAGGTTCGTGCGAAAAAAACGCTGCAAATCGTCTTCCCGATGGTCATCCTTCTGATCTTCGTCATTCTCTACATGACGTTCAACGACATTCGTGATGCCCTCGTCATCATGCTGGCCGTTCCCGGAGCGCTGGTCGGAGGCGTCATTTTCCAGAGCCTCTTCGGGTTCAACTTCAGCGTGGCCGTCTGGGTCGGTTACATCGCATGCTTCGGCCTGGCGACCGAGACCGGCATCGTCATGCTCATCTACCTCCACGATGCCATCAACCGCCGCGGCGGTCTGGGCAAGATCGCCTCGTTGGCCGAACTCACTGAGGCCATTGTGGCGGGCGCGGTCCATCGGCTGCGGCCAAAGCTCATGACCGAAGGGACGACGATCATCGGGCTCGTGCCCATGCTCTGGGCAACCGGGACCGGGGCCGAGGTCATGCGGCCCATGGCGGCGCCTGTGCTCGGCGGTCTGCTCGTCGCGGACGAGGTCATCGACCTGCTCATTCCGGTCATCTTCAACTGGTATCAGTGCCGGAAGTGGCGGCGGTTGCATCCGGTCGCCGAGGAGAAAATTGCTTCTGTATCGCACGTGTGACTGAAATGAAGGCTTGTTTCTGCGAAAGGGTGAAAACATGAAATCGCATACAACTTGGTCAATTCTGGTGGTTGGTATCAGCTTGGTTGGCATGGCCCTCATGGGTTGTGAGAAGCCCGAGCACCGGATGGCTCAGCCCAAGCCTGGAACGAAAATCGCTTGTCAGCAGTGCTACGACGAAATCAGCACGATTTGGCGCACGCCGCACCGCTCAGATACACCGTGGAACATAGTCGTCCGGACTCACATGTGCCCGGCGTGCAAATCTGAGATGTCGCTCTACCGTGAGAATGGCGTGCTGATGGTCAAGTGCGCACGGTGCGCGCCCGAGGGATTAGCGTGTGACAGGTGCTTGCCGCCAGACGCGCCAGTACGGTAATCACTGCAAAGGATGGACGGTTGCGTCCGGATGGCCGGAAATTGAAGCGAGGTGGCTATGATGATGGACGAAATGTCAGCCTGGACGGATAACATTCACCGCAGCCTACCGCATCAGTATTGCTGGGTGATCGTGACCGTCCTGGCCATTGCGTGCGGCGCAATCATCGGCGTGGAGCGGGGCAAACGCCAAAAGCCCGCCGGCTTGCGAACGATGATGCTCATCTGTCTCGGCGCCAGCATCTTCGCCCAGGCCAGCATTCTGGTTGTTGGTGACCGGGCAGATCCAGGTCGTATCGCCGCTCAAGTCGTAACGGGCATCGGGTTCTTAGGCGCGGGCGCGATCATCCACGGGCGCGGCAGCGTGACCGGCTTCACCACAGCCGCTGCGATCTGGGTCGTGGCCGCAATCGGTGTTGTGCTAGGCATCGGCTACGCTGCGGCGGGTGTACTCTTCACGCTGCTGGTAGTTGGCACATTGGCGGCCGAACGCACCATTGAGTCCTTTCTTTGCGGTCGGTGCCGATGGGCCACGATGCGTATCGACTTCGATCTCACTGACGGTAGAACTCATTGGCGCATCCAGGAAATCCTCGACGATCATCAGGTCCCAGACGAGCTTGTGTCCTTCGCAACCACCACTGAAGAGATCGGGGCCGTGTCGGTTCGATGCTGCGTACGTCATCGCCAGCA includes these proteins:
- the cusB_1 gene encoding Cation efflux system protein CusB precursor; this translates as MNVRLRFIFLMVLVGVISSNWEKLQNYYDRWRRPAMASETVQAQEIEYYCPMHPNIIRAQAGSCPICGMPLAKRAKTGRKVLVEGVLAQVQMSPQKVQMGRIATSPVQYQLLSREIRTVGIVDYDETRRAFVAARIKGRLDKLFVNYVGQKVKKGDPLAAIYSPDLLVAQEELLTAVRQMGEQQGGSEVAPGVGKMLVEAARRKLTLWGITEHQVEEILKRGSVETHLTIFSPIEGIVTEKKVLEGNYVMEGDNIYTIADLSGVWMQAKVFEDQISGVGIGTAVEVTSVANPNEIFAGKITFIAYTVDPATRTLAARVEISNPDFKLKPGMYANATIRLPVGRVVEATTSAPAIANGPSTDGLANAYTALVASFAKDKSDSGLISNVGQEAQRLAQEKNKVVRLAASAIAEFAKQMSAVDLKDQRAILKSLSTKVIELLRAYPPRTSTFFKVHCPMVDADWIQTSEEVANPYYGSEMLKCGKVTGRLQRGGSGPNEEMAEGYFCPIYPDRLFDHPRECPIDKFPMKFVRIAKVLAVPASAVVNTGQRMVVYRESDPGTYDMIEVRLGAKAGEFYPVLAGLKAGDRLATSGAFVVDAENRLNPAAGAQYFGASGGESKPHQQEH
- the cusA_1 gene encoding Cation efflux system protein CusA translates to MISQVVEYSIRNRFIVILLTGAVAVWGAYCLMKTPVDAIPDLSENQVIVFADWMGRSPQEIDDQITYPLSVNLQGLAGIKSVRSASEFNFSMISIIFDEKTDFYFARTRVLERLNIASTFLPAGVTPYLAPDSTALGQIFWYTVEGDGYSPDELRAIQDWYVRYQLYVSGVAQVSSVGGFVREYQIDVDPDKLRAYDLALGSVFNAVARSNIAVGGKVYFENNAEYLIRGVGWLRGVKDLDNVVVAERSGVPIYLRNLAAVQLGPEYRRSMLEKNGQEATGGVVMMRYGENPLEVTKAIKKRIEELQPGLPPGVRIVPFYDRTRLIGDAIHTLTSALREEIIVASLVVILILRHVRAALLMCVTLPLAMLVSFILMYYLGIPSNIMSLSGLAISIGVLVDAGIVMVENAVHELHGHYGDQKVRGDTTEVCVRACRLLGKPIFFSVLIMLISFLPVFALSGQEGKMFHPLAFTKSFAMVGVSVLAITFVPAMIPILIKGRMRREEDNWFVRSFVNIYKPVLLWLLKIPAAGIWFLAFLFLLGAGFIGSQMLFLGVLAVALFFGTVFFRKARGKVIAFSLLLLTAHWASGFPKLGREFMPPLNEGSILDMPVTVPRTSITQAAEDVRLRDRIMAGFPEVEQVVGKVGRADTPTDPSGIDMVETVVTLRPKEWWPKRKILFEDAVSEAEQIVIAMQKDALIQMAITPEQIDELVNAAAMDAMTEFDRTMREFSHRREVEHEPVMARTLVSATLDDLLNLFRKKEELRREPTPAELGTIADRLTKDHGLHLVEVLRREEMGRLLASAVDQLAAVGGVEKKPELLLKAPSLWSDVRDAVVTVLGGENTSVLSEAFDAFEERLDREWVARTKIINWELEDQSRGAMVWALAQNLARHAKAKNLLSREPTDSDHQQIRQARENEFGRNVFLWHKTKNDLVKEMDSELQAPGWGNIWTQPIINRVDMLATGVRTMIGVKVFGPRQEDQTEEVVENGVKTVAVKEPGIQTISNQVAGVLRNVRGAVDVFPDQIVGRSYLQIDVDREKAARYGANVGDIQEAIEVAMGGKTIMTTVEGRRRFPVRVRYARDYWQTQEALRRILVTGRRGSATAQADSAGMGGAAMTSDAGGTEGTADSEVYQIPITEVADIKVVEGPSVIKSENGMLRSYVQLNVRDRDIVGFVEEAQRVVAQQVKLPPGFFIEWSGQFEHQVRAKKTLQIVFPMVILLIFVILYMTFNDIRDALVIMLAVPGALVGGVIFQSLFGFNFSVAVWVGYIACFGLATETGIVMLIYLHDAINRRGGLGKIASLAELTEAIVAGAVHRLRPKLMTEGTTIIGLVPMLWATGTGAEVMRPMAAPVLGGLLVADEVIDLLIPVIFNWYQCRKWRRLHPVAEEKIASVSHV
- a CDS encoding putative Mg(2+) transport ATPase; protein product: MMMDEMSAWTDNIHRSLPHQYCWVIVTVLAIACGAIIGVERGKRQKPAGLRTMMLICLGASIFAQASILVVGDRADPGRIAAQVVTGIGFLGAGAIIHGRGSVTGFTTAAAIWVVAAIGVVLGIGYAAAGVLFTLLVVGTLAAERTIESFLCGRCRWATMRIDFDLTDGRTHWRIQEILDDHQVPDELVSFATTTEEIGAVSVRCCVRHRQHRGFLATLAAMPGVRRIVETATPASAQAQEQTR